One Leptospira semungkisensis DNA segment encodes these proteins:
- a CDS encoding TetR/AcrR family transcriptional regulator, whose protein sequence is MKNPPEKNSYHHGDLKRALLDASIKILKEEGYKALSLRKAATLAGVSQSAPYRHYPDLESLYADIAEEGFLLLAERQKRLRAKYKTKPLLLFRESGVSYVEFALENPDLFRIMYGNQIESHLKYDSLIRTEDETFQIIVEIIKDCQKAGLIPEGNAEKAATSAWTMAHGVAVLLSGQQMMFRAIEIKQARKITKELIQFLYTGLKA, encoded by the coding sequence ATGAAAAATCCGCCGGAAAAAAATTCTTATCATCACGGAGACCTAAAAAGAGCCTTATTGGACGCCTCCATAAAGATCTTAAAAGAAGAAGGTTATAAGGCCCTAAGCCTCAGAAAGGCTGCGACCTTGGCCGGAGTCAGCCAATCCGCGCCTTATAGACATTATCCAGATTTAGAATCCTTATACGCAGATATCGCGGAGGAAGGATTCCTACTGCTGGCAGAAAGGCAAAAGAGATTAAGAGCAAAGTACAAAACGAAACCTTTGCTACTATTTAGAGAATCCGGAGTTTCCTATGTAGAATTCGCATTAGAAAATCCTGATCTATTTCGGATCATGTATGGGAATCAGATCGAAAGCCATTTAAAATATGACTCTCTCATCAGAACAGAGGATGAAACATTTCAGATCATAGTGGAGATCATCAAAGACTGCCAAAAAGCAGGACTGATCCCGGAAGGAAATGCAGAAAAAGCAGCTACCTCTGCGTGGACCATGGCTCATGGAGTTGCAGTATTGCTTTCCGGCCAGCAGATGATGTTCCGAGCGATAGAGATAAAGCAGGCAAGAAAGATCACTAAAGAGTTAATCCAGTTCTTATACACTGGACTGAAAGCTTAA